From one Anopheles bellator chromosome 1, idAnoBellAS_SP24_06.2, whole genome shotgun sequence genomic stretch:
- the LOC131215480 gene encoding otoferlin-like gives MSNAVGINPECLQYSKQDFQVSVAVYKARHLQVFNADTFVLVSLDGKYKRTKMAYRTDCPYFNDYFSFELRTTKQELLKKSVLFQLYRAATCTMMGSCVGRFSIDLRTIWDQINHGFIRKWASFDPAENTSTSGFHHGVLMLDVFIVPSFETPSPVIFHNTVFDVIESNLLLPYANCSTARRVQYSCSIRSGHFTRAAKYAIQISYSGQKVCLKLA, from the exons ATGTCGAATGCTGTTGGAATAAACCCAGAATGTTTGCAGTATTCGAAACAAGATTTTCAAGTTTCGGTAGCTGTGTATAAAGCACGCCATCTTCAAGTCTTCAATGCGGATACTTTCGTTCTGGTGTCGTTGGATGGTAAATACAAACGGACCAAAATGGCATATCGAACTGATTGTCCTTATTTCAACGAT TATTTTAGTTTTGAACTGCGCACCACCAAACAGGAGCTGTTGAAGAAAAGTGTTCTCTTCCAGTTGTATCGTGCCGCCACCTGCACTATGATGGGTTCCTGCGTCGGAAGATTCAGCATCGATCTTCGTACAATATGGGACCAAATAA ATCATGGGTTTATCAGGAAGTGGGCCTCTTTCGATCCAGCGGAAAACACTTCTACGAGTGGCTTTCATCATGGGGTTTTGATGCTCGACGTGTTCATAGTACCCTCGTTTGAAACACCAAGTCCAGTGATTTTTCATAATACTGTTTTCGACGTTATCGAGAG TAACTTGCTATTGCCGTATGCAAACTGTTCTACAGCACGTCGAGTGCAATACAGTTGTAGCATTCGTAGTGGACATTTCACTAGGGCTGCTAAATATGCCATACAAATTTCGTATTCAGGACAAAAAGTATGTTTAAAACTAGCTTAA